A stretch of the Alphaproteobacteria bacterium genome encodes the following:
- a CDS encoding XRE family transcriptional regulator: MAPDSGNPRSRANLSNDAAPAGRSGRDDPESQRLTQSIGHTVRQRRRELGMTVTEVGRVAGLSAGMLSKIENGATSASLTTLQSLSRALAVPLSTLFAGYDNQTKASYVPHRGGDEVERRASRFGYRYQSLTSRSSQTPAIEAHVIESTEQSQSRPDSQHDGVELVYVLSGSARWRHGDDTYDLGVGDSLFFDASAPHGPDQVLEAPFRFLSVNAYSSKVDPAA; this comes from the coding sequence ATGGCTCCCGATTCAGGAAATCCGCGATCACGCGCCAATCTATCCAACGACGCCGCGCCCGCTGGCCGGAGTGGCCGCGATGATCCAGAATCCCAGCGCCTGACCCAGTCCATTGGCCATACGGTACGACAGCGGCGACGCGAGCTGGGCATGACCGTGACCGAGGTCGGGCGTGTTGCCGGGCTGTCGGCCGGCATGCTGTCAAAGATCGAGAATGGCGCCACGTCTGCATCACTGACCACTCTGCAAAGCCTGTCGCGCGCGCTGGCCGTTCCGCTGTCCACGCTGTTCGCTGGCTATGACAACCAGACGAAAGCGAGCTATGTGCCACATCGCGGTGGCGATGAAGTGGAACGCCGGGCCAGCCGCTTTGGCTACCGCTATCAGAGCCTGACCAGCCGCAGCAGCCAGACTCCGGCCATCGAGGCCCATGTTATCGAAAGCACGGAACAGTCGCAGAGCCGGCCTGATTCGCAGCACGACGGTGTGGAGCTGGTCTATGTGCTGAGCGGAAGCGCCCGCTGGCGGCACGGCGATGACACCTATGATCTGGGTGTCGGCGATTCTCTGTTCTTCGATGCCTCCGCGCCGCATGGGCCGGATCAGGTTCTGGAGGCGCCGTTCCGCTTCCTCAGTGTCAACGCCTATAGCAGCAAAGTGGACCCTGCGGCCTAG
- a CDS encoding MATE family efflux transporter — MSKQTAAADGRWHRRVWRLSWPVILANLSVPMLSAVDAGLMGHLPDPSFLGAVAVAAVIFNYLYWGFGFLRMGTTGLAAQAWGARDSNEVRATFGRAMLLAWGLALIVLALQEPMRLLAFRLLQASADVESRASLYYAIRIWGAPATLSNYVILGLLLGLQRPIAALVVQVAINGLNVALSVILVIGFDMQVQGVALGTVMAEYVGLAIGLALVARVLHATGGRWIMRQLSDLRRFVALARMNSDILIRTLLLVSVSAYFIGRSAEFGDNVLAANALIFLLQSIVAFGLDGFAHAAEALIGDRLGARDRAGLRRVVRASTHWAVVVALAFSVVFLVAGSALLDLLTDLPDVRKEALRYLPWAVALPILSVWSFQLDGIFIGATRTAEMRNAMVFSTAVFAGLVWLLIPLMGNHGLWLAYSIFMVVRALTLGLYYPRVEHAANPPAA, encoded by the coding sequence GTGAGCAAACAAACCGCCGCCGCCGACGGTCGCTGGCACCGCCGGGTGTGGCGGCTGTCATGGCCGGTCATCCTGGCCAACCTGTCGGTGCCCATGCTGAGCGCGGTGGACGCCGGGCTCATGGGCCACCTGCCGGATCCATCGTTTCTTGGGGCCGTTGCGGTGGCGGCGGTGATTTTCAACTATCTCTACTGGGGGTTCGGCTTTCTCCGCATGGGCACCACCGGCCTGGCGGCGCAGGCCTGGGGGGCACGCGACAGCAACGAGGTGCGCGCCACCTTCGGCCGCGCCATGCTGCTGGCATGGGGCCTGGCTCTCATCGTCCTTGCTCTGCAAGAGCCCATGCGTCTGCTGGCCTTTCGCCTGCTACAGGCAAGCGCCGACGTGGAGAGCCGCGCCAGCCTCTACTATGCCATTCGCATCTGGGGGGCGCCCGCCACCTTGTCCAACTACGTCATCCTGGGTCTGTTGCTCGGCTTGCAGCGGCCGATTGCGGCGCTGGTGGTACAGGTGGCAATCAACGGCCTGAACGTTGCCCTCAGTGTCATCCTGGTCATCGGCTTTGACATGCAGGTTCAAGGCGTGGCGCTGGGTACTGTCATGGCGGAATATGTGGGGCTGGCTATCGGTCTCGCTCTGGTCGCCCGCGTCCTCCATGCCACCGGGGGACGCTGGATCATGCGCCAGCTCAGCGATCTGCGACGGTTCGTCGCCCTGGCCCGCATGAACAGTGACATCCTCATCCGCACTCTGCTGCTGGTCAGCGTATCCGCATACTTTATCGGCCGCAGCGCAGAGTTCGGTGACAACGTCCTTGCCGCCAACGCTCTTATCTTTCTGCTACAAAGCATTGTTGCTTTCGGCCTTGATGGCTTCGCTCATGCGGCAGAAGCCCTGATCGGTGACCGCCTGGGCGCACGCGACAGGGCGGGCCTGCGCCGGGTCGTGCGCGCCTCTACGCACTGGGCGGTTGTGGTGGCCCTGGCCTTTTCCGTTGTGTTTCTGGTGGCGGGATCGGCGCTGCTCGACCTGCTGACGGACCTGCCGGACGTGCGAAAGGAAGCGCTCCGCTATCTGCCCTGGGCCGTTGCCTTGCCCATTCTTTCCGTTTGGAGTTTTCAACTGGACGGAATCTTCATCGGCGCCACCCGGACCGCCGAGATGCGCAACGCCATGGTCTTCTCCACGGCGGTTTTTGCCGGATTAGTGTGGCTTCTGATACCGCTGATGGGGAACCACGGTCTGTGGCTCGCCTACAGTATTTTTATGGTTGTCAGGGCCTTAACGCTGGGCCTGTACTACCCGCGCGTGGAGCATGCAGCGAACCCGCCGGCGGCATAG
- a CDS encoding gamma-glutamyltransferase family protein has product MTTTRPELIGTFGMVASTHWQASAAGMAMLEQGGNAFDAAAATGLALQVVEPHQNGPGGEAPLLLYDAAGRTVRALSGQGVAPAAANISRFSDLGLDQVPGTGLLAACVPAALASWLTLMRDHGTLPLTTILSPAIALAERGYGVVPMLQAVTESVAGFIVDNWPATAALYLDHGKPLQAGTLWQNPTLAATFRRLLKEAEAGGGGREPVLDRAIRTVRQGFIAEEIDRFCQSTTAIDSTGRAHRAWLTGEDMAAWRPSWESPATYDYTGWQVSKLGPWSQGPVFLQQLALLQDDDLARLDPVGPDFIHLMVEAGKLAFADREAWYGDPAYVDVPLATLLSKAYNQSRRGLIGDRASLDLRPGTPDGRTPHLVTLANAGHMTGAAGVGEPARHRLATPRHPTEQPGDTVHLDVIDSAGNMVSAMPSGGWLQSSPAIPALGFCLGTRMQMFHLDAAHPSALAPGRRPRTTLSPGLAITGDSGLAFGSPGGDQQDQWALALFLRHIHHGFDLQASIEAPMVTSEHAPSSFYPRQGRPGVLLAESRLPAATVTELVRRGHRLEQVGPWDLGRLNAVRRDGAVLRAGSTPRYGQSYAVGR; this is encoded by the coding sequence ATGACAACCACACGGCCGGAACTCATCGGCACTTTCGGGATGGTCGCCTCGACCCACTGGCAGGCATCGGCCGCCGGCATGGCCATGCTGGAACAAGGCGGAAACGCTTTCGATGCCGCAGCGGCGACCGGACTCGCCCTGCAGGTGGTGGAACCGCACCAGAACGGGCCCGGCGGCGAGGCGCCCCTGCTATTGTACGATGCCGCGGGACGCACGGTGCGCGCGCTGTCAGGCCAGGGCGTGGCGCCAGCAGCGGCCAACATCAGCCGGTTCAGCGATCTTGGTCTCGACCAGGTCCCCGGAACCGGCCTGCTTGCCGCCTGTGTGCCGGCGGCTCTGGCAAGCTGGCTGACCCTGATGCGCGATCACGGCACACTCCCCCTGACCACTATCCTGTCTCCGGCCATCGCGCTGGCCGAACGCGGTTATGGGGTGGTTCCCATGCTGCAGGCCGTCACCGAGTCTGTCGCCGGCTTCATTGTCGACAACTGGCCGGCTACGGCGGCGCTCTATCTTGACCACGGGAAGCCGCTTCAGGCCGGCACCCTGTGGCAAAACCCGACTCTGGCGGCGACGTTTCGGCGCCTGCTGAAAGAGGCGGAAGCCGGCGGTGGCGGCCGTGAGCCGGTGCTCGACCGGGCCATCAGGACCGTCCGGCAGGGCTTCATCGCTGAAGAGATTGACCGCTTCTGCCAGAGCACGACGGCCATCGACTCGACCGGCCGCGCACATAGGGCCTGGCTGACCGGCGAAGACATGGCGGCCTGGCGGCCGTCATGGGAGTCGCCGGCCACCTATGACTATACCGGCTGGCAGGTCAGCAAGCTCGGTCCCTGGAGCCAGGGGCCCGTATTCCTGCAACAACTGGCCTTGCTGCAGGACGATGATCTGGCCCGCCTCGACCCGGTGGGGCCGGACTTCATTCACCTGATGGTAGAGGCCGGCAAACTGGCCTTCGCCGACCGCGAAGCCTGGTATGGCGATCCCGCGTATGTGGATGTGCCTTTGGCCACGCTGCTGAGCAAAGCCTATAATCAAAGCCGCCGCGGCCTGATCGGCGACAGGGCTTCTCTCGATCTGCGGCCTGGCACACCCGATGGCCGCACACCGCACCTGGTGACCCTTGCCAACGCCGGCCACATGACCGGCGCCGCCGGGGTCGGTGAGCCGGCCCGCCACCGTCTCGCCACGCCGCGCCATCCGACTGAGCAACCAGGCGACACCGTGCACCTGGACGTGATCGACAGCGCCGGCAACATGGTGTCGGCCATGCCCAGCGGCGGCTGGCTGCAAAGCAGCCCGGCAATACCGGCCCTCGGCTTTTGCCTGGGTACGCGGATGCAGATGTTCCATCTGGATGCGGCCCATCCCTCGGCCCTGGCGCCAGGCCGGCGACCGCGCACCACTCTATCCCCCGGGCTGGCCATCACAGGCGATTCCGGGCTGGCCTTCGGCAGCCCCGGTGGCGATCAGCAGGACCAGTGGGCGCTGGCTTTGTTCCTGCGTCACATCCACCACGGGTTCGACCTTCAGGCGTCGATCGAAGCGCCGATGGTGACCAGCGAGCACGCGCCCTCGTCCTTCTATCCGCGTCAGGGGCGACCGGGCGTCCTGCTGGCCGAATCCCGGCTGCCTGCCGCCACCGTGACCGAGTTGGTCAGGCGTGGCCACCGCCTGGAGCAGGTCGGGCCATGGGATCTTGGCCGGCTCAACGCCGTGCGCCGGGACGGGGCGGTGCTGCGAGCCGGCTCTACGCCACGCTACGGTCAGTCCTATGCCGTCGGCCGCTAG